A genome region from Trichosurus vulpecula isolate mTriVul1 chromosome 5, mTriVul1.pri, whole genome shotgun sequence includes the following:
- the IL6 gene encoding interleukin-6: MNPLLQITGSLRPLALTLTFLMATAALPIPDSLGDRSPGDDVPRKSSSNPDLELAKRLHTMAYDLKKQMCQTQNMCDNSNEALAENNLNLPNITERDGCLTAGFNEETCLIRIVGGLQEFDTYLQYMEKEMKDNKFQFLQLGTAQLAHNLKLSIKEADAVPTPNPTASKNLLSELLSLKAWSKNVGLRLILWHYTRFMEGTIRVVRYLQTRSPVA, encoded by the exons ATGAACCCTTTGCTCCAAA tcacaGGATCTCTTAGGCCACTTGCCCTCACCCTGACATTCCTCATGGCCACAGCTGCTCTTCCCATCCCAGATTCCTTGGGGGACAGATCTCCAGGGGATGATGTCCCAAGGAAATCATCCAGCAATCCTGATCTTGAACTTGCAAAGCGACTCCATACGATGGCTTATGACCTAAAAAAGCAG ATGTGTCAGACCCAGAACATGTGTGACAATAGCAATGAGGCACTAGCTGAAAACAACCTGAACCTTCCCAACAtcacagagagagatggatgttTGACTGCTGGATTCAATGAG GAGACATGCTTGATAAGGATCGTCGGTGGTCTTCAGGAGTTTGACACATATCTTCAGTACATGGAAAAAGAGATGAAGGATAACAAGTTTCAATTCCTACAACTGGGTACAGCTCAGCTAGCCCACAATCTGAAGCTCTCG aTAAAAGAGGCAGATGCAGTACCCACCCCCAACCCAACCGCCTCCAAGAACCTGCTTTCTGAACTGCTATCCCTGAAAGCCTGGTCCAAGAATGTGGGTCTCCGTCTCATCCTGTGGCATTACACCCGCTTCATGGAGGGGACCATCCGGGTTGTTCGGTATCTGCAGACTAGGAGTCCTGTTGCCTGA